From Burkholderia sp. WP9, a single genomic window includes:
- a CDS encoding helix-turn-helix domain-containing protein — protein MKTARKDDVRSHCAVNYGVEIFGDRWSLLIIRDIVFNGKKTYGEFLKSEEGIATNVLASRLAFLEEQGILSRAPNPDDRRKDFYTLTEKGLDLIPVVVSVVIWSAKYDRKSYVLRDKEFSARLAANPAQVGEELKALVRDGGCLFPESKG, from the coding sequence ATGAAGACAGCACGTAAAGACGATGTTCGATCCCACTGCGCGGTGAACTACGGCGTGGAGATCTTTGGCGACCGCTGGTCGCTCCTGATCATTCGCGACATCGTTTTCAACGGTAAAAAGACATATGGCGAATTCCTGAAATCGGAAGAGGGAATCGCGACCAATGTCCTCGCGTCCCGCCTTGCCTTTCTTGAGGAGCAAGGCATTCTCTCGAGGGCGCCCAATCCCGACGACAGGCGTAAGGACTTCTACACGCTGACAGAGAAAGGTCTGGACCTTATTCCGGTTGTAGTCAGTGTAGTGATATGGAGTGCGAAATATGATCGGAAATCGTACGTGCTGCGCGATAAGGAGTTCAGTGCTCGGTTAGCTGCGAATCCCGCCCAAGTGGGCGAAGAGCTGAAGGCGCTGGTCCGCGATGGCGGATGTCTGTTTCCTGAGAGCAAGGGCTGA
- a CDS encoding serine hydrolase domain-containing protein — protein sequence MAKCDRNHEVLFNEGRRQFLGYTGAGVLAAVLPGCGNNDIHSAPYQQTIALGQQMIQQAVSDPTNPIAAISVAMVKGSTVVWQQAFGLASVPGQIKATPQTRFNIGSVSKLFPALAAAILVDRGLITLDTPIVKYLPTFTMLSPEYAQITTRHLLSHASGLPGTNGRNLFTFQPVAGYAADTQAELANTHLKHLPGELAVYCNDGFTMVEQIVLAMTGQSFADFVQSAILAPLKMTQSSYLTSVPSSGSFSLPYVNGTQHQEFVNAYATGGLSSTPTDMMNLAQMIYGGGVFQGQRIVSAAGIAQMGMDQTKSLTINPSPEWRWGLGWDTVVQPALNAAGVLGWEKDGGTAFYSTEFFVVPNSQFALLVTGNAGYNARAIAETLVLSALKEDGTIPSLPAKLGTTAPPVASGPGIASGAGIYGNSDSPYQVLANADGSLQINQWDADTRGWAQIGAYRYRSDGWWWSDTDTASYRFAVVSGNDSEGSAFSFRYLMKRVVPGAGYAYLTLPVGQQLAPLAALDSAWQQRVGTKWTLTNDSPSAVPIAVLGNPPAFFATLAELPGYVLYGNEDLRYQLFVPVSDTLGGMSIKVPGNFGRDLYEIRFASTTATTLTIGSSIYARI from the coding sequence ATGGCCAAGTGCGATCGCAATCACGAGGTTCTCTTCAACGAAGGCCGTCGGCAGTTTCTCGGCTACACCGGCGCCGGGGTGCTCGCGGCGGTGCTGCCCGGCTGCGGTAACAACGACATCCATTCGGCGCCTTATCAGCAGACCATTGCGCTCGGCCAACAGATGATCCAGCAGGCCGTCAGTGATCCAACGAATCCCATTGCGGCAATCTCGGTCGCGATGGTCAAGGGCAGCACGGTGGTCTGGCAGCAGGCGTTCGGGTTGGCGTCGGTGCCAGGGCAGATCAAGGCAACGCCGCAAACGCGTTTTAACATCGGTTCGGTCAGCAAGTTGTTTCCGGCGCTGGCGGCGGCGATCCTCGTCGATCGCGGGCTGATCACGCTCGACACACCGATCGTCAAATATCTGCCGACCTTCACGATGTTGTCGCCGGAATACGCGCAGATCACCACGCGTCATTTGCTTTCGCATGCGTCCGGTCTGCCTGGCACGAATGGGCGCAATCTCTTCACGTTTCAGCCGGTCGCCGGCTACGCGGCCGACACGCAAGCCGAACTCGCCAACACGCACCTGAAGCATCTCCCTGGTGAGCTGGCCGTCTATTGCAACGACGGCTTCACGATGGTCGAGCAGATCGTGCTTGCCATGACGGGGCAGAGCTTCGCGGACTTCGTCCAGTCGGCGATTCTCGCGCCGCTGAAGATGACCCAATCCAGCTATCTGACGAGCGTGCCGTCCAGCGGATCGTTCTCGCTGCCGTACGTGAACGGCACGCAGCATCAGGAATTCGTCAATGCGTACGCGACCGGCGGGCTGAGCTCGACGCCCACCGACATGATGAATCTCGCACAGATGATCTACGGCGGCGGCGTGTTCCAGGGACAGCGCATCGTGTCTGCGGCGGGCATCGCGCAGATGGGTATGGATCAGACAAAAAGCCTGACGATCAACCCGTCGCCGGAATGGCGCTGGGGTCTCGGCTGGGACACGGTCGTGCAGCCGGCGCTCAACGCCGCAGGCGTACTGGGCTGGGAAAAGGACGGCGGCACCGCGTTCTACTCGACCGAATTTTTCGTCGTGCCCAACTCGCAGTTCGCGCTACTGGTAACCGGCAATGCGGGCTACAACGCCCGCGCGATTGCCGAAACGCTGGTGCTGTCGGCGTTGAAGGAAGATGGCACGATTCCGTCGCTGCCAGCGAAGCTCGGTACGACGGCGCCGCCGGTCGCATCGGGGCCGGGCATTGCGAGCGGAGCGGGCATCTACGGCAATTCCGATTCGCCGTACCAGGTGCTCGCCAACGCGGACGGTAGTCTGCAGATCAACCAGTGGGACGCCGATACGCGAGGCTGGGCGCAGATCGGCGCATACCGGTATCGCAGCGACGGCTGGTGGTGGAGCGATACCGATACGGCGTCGTATCGCTTCGCCGTCGTGTCGGGCAACGACAGTGAAGGAAGTGCGTTCAGCTTTCGCTATCTGATGAAGCGGGTCGTGCCGGGCGCGGGCTATGCGTATCTGACGCTGCCGGTCGGTCAGCAACTCGCACCGCTAGCGGCGCTCGACAGCGCGTGGCAGCAACGCGTCGGTACGAAATGGACATTGACCAACGATTCGCCGAGCGCGGTGCCGATTGCCGTTCTTGGCAATCCGCCGGCGTTTTTCGCGACACTCGCCGAGCTTCCGGGCTACGTGCTGTACGGCAACGAAGATCTTCGCTATCAACTGTTCGTGCCGGTGAGCGATACGCTCGGCGGCATGTCGATTAAAGTGCCGGGCAATTTTGGACGCGACCTTTACGAAATCCGTTTCGCGTCGACCACCGCGACGACGCTGACGATCGGCAGTTCGATCTACGCGCGGATCTGA
- a CDS encoding AI-2E family transporter, whose amino-acid sequence MTLHQRHALLWGAVALMAGVLLWILRPVLTPFLLGGLIAYVLQPGVEWLVRHRTPRGLAALVMMLLFGLMATLLVLLVFAVIHKEGPELIVRIPSLAATLNAWLQPKLALLGLSYSLDLSHVHEMLRTHLKASEQTIAVAAWQSLRTSGNMMITVVGNIVLVPLVLFYLLYDRHEAFARLESFVPRPWLGKMRRFLTDMDQMLSQYLRGQLLVMGALATFYPIALTVAGFEIALPIGLFTGLAVCIPYIGFATGLALALLAALLQFGSWYGVAAVVVVYGIGQILESFILTPRLVGERIGLHPLAVIFALLAFDQLFGFFGVLLALPASAILAVGLRELRGRYLASAFYGG is encoded by the coding sequence ATGACTCTGCATCAACGCCACGCCTTGCTATGGGGCGCGGTCGCCTTGATGGCTGGCGTCCTGCTTTGGATCTTGCGTCCGGTCCTCACGCCGTTCCTGCTTGGCGGGCTCATCGCATATGTCCTTCAACCGGGAGTGGAATGGCTGGTGCGCCATCGCACGCCACGCGGACTCGCCGCGCTCGTGATGATGCTCCTGTTTGGTTTGATGGCCACGTTGCTCGTTCTGCTCGTGTTTGCCGTGATCCATAAAGAGGGGCCCGAACTGATCGTGCGGATTCCTTCTCTGGCAGCCACACTCAACGCGTGGTTACAACCCAAACTGGCCCTGCTGGGCCTGAGCTATTCATTGGATTTGAGCCATGTCCACGAGATGTTAAGGACGCACCTCAAGGCGAGCGAACAAACCATCGCAGTGGCTGCGTGGCAGTCACTGCGCACGAGCGGCAACATGATGATTACTGTCGTGGGCAACATCGTGTTGGTGCCGCTCGTTCTGTTCTATCTGCTTTATGACAGGCACGAGGCATTTGCTCGCCTTGAAAGCTTCGTGCCGCGACCGTGGCTGGGCAAAATGCGCAGGTTCCTGACAGACATGGACCAGATGCTGTCGCAATACCTGCGCGGCCAACTGCTCGTAATGGGGGCGCTCGCTACGTTTTATCCAATCGCTTTGACGGTCGCAGGCTTCGAGATCGCGCTGCCCATTGGTCTCTTTACCGGGCTCGCCGTGTGCATTCCGTACATCGGATTCGCGACCGGACTGGCGCTCGCGCTTCTTGCCGCGCTGCTGCAATTCGGCAGTTGGTATGGCGTTGCCGCGGTGGTGGTCGTGTACGGCATTGGCCAGATTCTCGAAAGTTTCATCCTTACGCCACGCCTCGTCGGCGAACGCATTGGCCTGCATCCGCTCGCGGTGATTTTCGCCTTGCTCGCATTCGACCAGCTTTTCGGTTTCTTTGGGGTTCTGCTCGCGCTTCCAGCCAGCGCAATTCTGGCCGTAGGCCTGCGCGAACTCCGCGGCCGTTATCTGGCGAGCGCGTTTTACGGGGGATAG
- a CDS encoding NAD(P)-binding domain-containing protein — protein MHMSTISIIGTGAMATAIAGRVAKAGQTVEVISRDNAKAQALADQLASGAITGKYGAAPAGDIVILAVPYPSAAAVVADFGKALDGKVIVDITNPVAPDLSGLVTPHGSSGAQETAKGLPAGAHVVKAFNTIFGHVLAKGGRLDAFIAADDTKAKARVSTFLETIGLRPLDVGGLQMAQTLEALGLMMIGVAKNGAGTWDIALKVDIG, from the coding sequence CTGCACATGAGCACTATCAGCATTATCGGAACAGGAGCGATGGCCACTGCGATCGCTGGCCGCGTCGCCAAGGCTGGACAGACTGTCGAGGTGATCAGCCGCGATAACGCAAAGGCGCAGGCACTGGCCGACCAGCTCGCGTCCGGAGCGATCACAGGGAAGTACGGCGCCGCGCCGGCGGGCGACATCGTCATTCTCGCCGTGCCATATCCCAGCGCGGCGGCGGTGGTGGCCGACTTCGGAAAGGCGCTCGACGGCAAAGTCATCGTCGACATCACCAACCCGGTTGCGCCCGACCTTTCGGGCCTCGTGACTCCGCACGGCAGTTCCGGTGCGCAGGAGACCGCCAAGGGCCTTCCCGCCGGCGCCCATGTCGTGAAGGCCTTCAATACCATCTTCGGTCACGTACTCGCCAAGGGTGGACGCCTCGACGCGTTTATCGCAGCCGACGACACAAAAGCCAAGGCGCGTGTCTCGACCTTCCTCGAAACTATCGGGCTGCGTCCGCTCGATGTCGGCGGCCTGCAGATGGCCCAGACGCTTGAGGCGCTCGGCCTGATGATGATCGGCGTGGCCAAAAACGGCGCTGGCACCTGGGACATCGCCTTGAAGGTCGATATCGGCTGA
- a CDS encoding nuclear transport factor 2 family protein produces the protein MSVDQNVQIVKDFFAAVGRGDMQSLLALCAGDVEWIIPGEDWPLAGARRGHDGLEDLLQKESEPMETSFVETREFVAQGDRVLVIGFAKGRVKATKRTWEDHWVFAITVQNGKLTIIREYVDTQALARASEMP, from the coding sequence ATGAGCGTCGATCAGAATGTCCAGATCGTAAAGGACTTCTTTGCGGCAGTCGGCCGCGGTGATATGCAAAGTCTGCTGGCCTTGTGTGCCGGGGATGTTGAATGGATCATTCCCGGCGAAGACTGGCCGCTGGCAGGCGCGCGCCGCGGGCACGACGGGTTGGAAGATCTTCTCCAGAAAGAATCCGAACCAATGGAGACTTCATTCGTGGAGACACGTGAATTCGTCGCGCAGGGAGACCGGGTGCTCGTGATCGGGTTTGCTAAGGGAAGGGTTAAGGCCACCAAGAGGACATGGGAAGATCATTGGGTCTTCGCCATTACTGTTCAAAATGGCAAGCTGACGATCATTCGGGAATATGTCGACACGCAAGCATTGGCGCGAGCCTCCGAGATGCCGTGA
- a CDS encoding TetR/AcrR family transcriptional regulator — protein sequence MPDIANPCGNRQRVQTLSGPAQAVEGRQPRSTRRKRETRTRLLDAALRLMAERGMDSVAINDITEAADVGFGSFYNHFGSKEGIFTALVEWVFEEFADTLDQLACDLSDPAEIVAVSVRHTLMRARREPVWGRLLIREGLSVHALGWGLGQRLLRDSQRGISAERFVVPDHLVCVVSVTGIIFAAIAAELHFAALVTPAARRQKASGFGEQNFAERVAAVVLQVLGLKRAEAERVARLPLPTGRPDTKRGRAKSRVR from the coding sequence ATGCCTGATATCGCGAACCCCTGTGGAAACCGGCAGCGCGTGCAGACCTTGAGCGGTCCGGCTCAAGCGGTCGAAGGGCGCCAACCGCGCAGTACCCGCCGCAAGCGCGAAACCCGCACCCGCTTGCTCGACGCCGCACTGAGGCTGATGGCGGAAAGAGGAATGGATTCGGTGGCTATCAACGACATTACCGAGGCCGCCGACGTCGGTTTCGGCTCGTTCTACAACCACTTCGGGTCGAAGGAAGGGATCTTCACTGCACTCGTCGAATGGGTGTTCGAGGAATTCGCCGATACACTGGACCAATTGGCCTGCGACCTGTCCGACCCGGCCGAAATAGTCGCCGTCTCAGTGCGGCACACATTGATGCGCGCACGCCGTGAGCCGGTATGGGGGCGGCTGCTGATCCGCGAGGGATTGTCTGTGCATGCGCTGGGCTGGGGCCTCGGCCAACGATTGCTGCGCGATAGCCAAAGAGGCATTTCCGCGGAGCGCTTTGTCGTCCCTGACCATTTGGTGTGCGTTGTGTCGGTCACGGGCATCATCTTCGCGGCGATCGCCGCCGAGTTGCACTTTGCCGCATTGGTTACGCCGGCGGCCCGGCGGCAAAAAGCGTCTGGATTCGGCGAGCAGAACTTCGCGGAACGGGTAGCGGCGGTCGTGTTGCAGGTGCTTGGACTCAAGCGCGCGGAGGCGGAAAGAGTTGCGCGCCTGCCGTTACCCACGGGCAGGCCGGATACCAAGCGTGGCAGAGCAAAATCGCGCGTCCGCTGA
- a CDS encoding SMP-30/gluconolactonase/LRE family protein: MLSAAAVSVCDAQYSTGWIANTHGTGTTRVGNVARSMWVAPEGVIYTSSMWDENEGGIAIYQNARNIGSIGAHGEFQGGAITGNSTSLFAALQFSATYGSGKVGRYNRTSRTRDLLITVSATTTERLADVVTGLATSGSLLYASDFPGNRVRVFTTSGVWLRDISVAGPGALAVDAAGNVWVAQQSLGTVIQFSPGGERRNTIQLPANARPASLYFDATSDQLWIGDEGPDMNIKIYDLSGTPYSAGTFGVQGGFLSTVNGIKGQVGDKRFTRVTGIGRDSARNLYVLNNPWGGSWDLGRNGGTDIHAYDGTGVLRWQLQSVNFEGNAAPDPATDGAIFYGGMNIYSGTVGGTLVANTIDPITYPADPRINLADHERGEHFAQIASVRGHRILVAASQNPDTFYFFHFNPASGYIAIPDGALPGTAFATTARVRNGFCLDSKGDIWAGLDKTNVISHYPLTGFDSSGKPVWGAAITMPIPRTISQLTRIIFLPESDTMILTQGATGSTDWTAVGQRVEVYHGWLAGNRTTPNPVINITGANPKSIVATGNYLFIGYVHTVPNVDAFNLTTGQLDVTLVNSNPNMVDVGNDADSMYGLRAYRRSTGEYEVTKDNYNDSSIVVYRWVPPASTGPAASAVRTAVVSPFSVN; this comes from the coding sequence ATGCTGAGCGCAGCGGCAGTGTCGGTTTGCGATGCTCAATATTCGACCGGCTGGATCGCCAACACCCATGGCACGGGCACTACGCGAGTGGGCAACGTGGCCCGCTCGATGTGGGTCGCACCCGAAGGAGTGATCTACACATCGTCGATGTGGGATGAAAACGAAGGCGGCATTGCGATCTATCAGAACGCCCGGAACATCGGTTCGATCGGGGCACACGGCGAGTTTCAGGGCGGCGCGATCACCGGCAACTCGACCTCGCTATTCGCTGCGCTGCAGTTCAGCGCCACCTACGGTAGCGGCAAGGTTGGCCGATACAACCGGACCAGCCGTACGCGCGACCTGCTCATCACCGTCAGCGCGACGACCACCGAACGCCTTGCGGATGTCGTCACCGGACTCGCGACGTCTGGCTCGCTGCTATATGCGAGCGATTTCCCCGGCAATCGCGTGCGCGTATTTACGACGTCCGGAGTCTGGCTGCGCGATATCAGCGTGGCAGGGCCGGGCGCATTGGCGGTAGACGCAGCTGGAAACGTCTGGGTCGCACAACAGAGCCTGGGCACCGTGATCCAGTTCAGTCCAGGCGGGGAGCGCCGGAACACTATCCAGTTGCCGGCCAATGCGCGGCCCGCTTCGCTGTACTTCGATGCGACGAGCGACCAGCTATGGATCGGCGACGAAGGGCCGGATATGAACATCAAGATCTATGACCTGTCCGGCACGCCGTATTCCGCCGGGACGTTCGGTGTTCAAGGCGGCTTTCTCAGTACGGTGAATGGCATAAAAGGGCAGGTGGGCGACAAGCGCTTTACGCGCGTCACCGGCATTGGCAGGGATTCCGCGCGCAATCTCTACGTCCTGAACAATCCATGGGGAGGGTCATGGGACCTCGGCCGTAACGGCGGCACCGATATCCATGCATACGACGGGACCGGAGTTCTGCGCTGGCAGCTCCAATCGGTGAACTTCGAGGGCAACGCGGCTCCGGATCCGGCCACCGACGGGGCGATCTTCTACGGCGGAATGAATATCTATTCGGGTACCGTGGGTGGCACCTTGGTTGCCAACACAATCGACCCGATCACCTATCCGGCCGACCCCCGGATCAATCTTGCCGACCACGAACGTGGCGAACATTTCGCGCAGATCGCCAGCGTGAGAGGGCACCGGATACTCGTCGCCGCGAGTCAGAACCCCGATACCTTCTACTTTTTCCACTTCAACCCGGCGAGCGGCTACATTGCGATTCCTGATGGCGCGTTGCCGGGAACGGCCTTCGCTACGACGGCACGCGTGCGCAATGGCTTCTGTCTGGATAGCAAGGGCGATATCTGGGCGGGTCTCGACAAGACCAATGTCATTTCACACTACCCACTGACAGGTTTCGATTCGAGTGGCAAACCGGTCTGGGGCGCCGCGATCACGATGCCGATCCCGCGCACCATCTCGCAACTGACCCGGATCATCTTCCTGCCTGAAAGCGACACGATGATTCTCACGCAAGGGGCAACCGGCAGCACGGACTGGACTGCGGTGGGGCAGCGCGTCGAGGTGTATCACGGCTGGCTGGCCGGCAACAGGACCACGCCGAACCCGGTGATCAACATTACTGGCGCGAATCCGAAGTCGATTGTGGCCACCGGCAATTATCTGTTTATCGGCTACGTACATACCGTGCCTAACGTGGATGCGTTTAACCTCACGACCGGACAGCTCGACGTCACGCTCGTCAATAGCAATCCAAACATGGTCGACGTCGGCAACGACGCGGACTCGATGTATGGACTTCGTGCGTATCGGCGGTCGACGGGCGAATATGAAGTCACGAAGGACAACTACAACGACTCAAGCATCGTGGTGTATCGCTGGGTGCCGCCTGCTTCGACCGGGCCTGCGGCAAGCGCGGTGAGAACGGCGGTGGTGTCCCCATTCAGCGTCAATTGA
- a CDS encoding SDR family oxidoreductase: protein MHVFITGGTGHAGSHIIPDLVSAGHEVTALARTDESAAAVSALGAKARRGDLSDLDGLKAAAAESDGVIHVGYRADLLQAGGIAALGDSELSIVLAFGEALAGTGKPLVVAGSIGAPTNVGREAPIVAPVSLGRPATEDDPALPSRPLDAGTLRARNVVETAVVGLAEQGVRSSVVRIPLIAHSTADRVGFLQILIGLAKEKGVIGYPGDGENRWPAVHIRDLASLFRLALEKGAAGKTWHAVADEGIRFREIAEAIAARLSVPAVSIPADELMVPGYFGFLSAVVTGDFPASNAITRKALGWEPAQPGLLEDMGNGHYFPAG, encoded by the coding sequence ATGCACGTTTTCATCACTGGCGGGACCGGCCACGCCGGTTCGCACATCATCCCCGACCTCGTCTCGGCTGGCCACGAGGTCACCGCCTTGGCGCGAACGGACGAGTCGGCTGCTGCGGTGTCCGCTCTCGGCGCCAAGGCGCGTCGCGGAGATCTTAGCGACCTCGATGGGCTCAAAGCGGCAGCGGCCGAGTCCGACGGCGTCATCCACGTCGGATACCGGGCTGACCTGCTTCAAGCCGGTGGGATCGCCGCCTTGGGCGATTCGGAGCTCTCAATCGTGCTCGCTTTCGGCGAGGCGCTGGCGGGGACGGGTAAACCGCTGGTCGTCGCAGGCAGCATCGGCGCGCCCACGAACGTGGGTCGGGAGGCCCCTATTGTCGCGCCGGTCAGCCTGGGCCGACCGGCGACAGAGGATGACCCCGCCCTTCCCAGCAGGCCCCTGGACGCAGGCACCCTGCGGGCTCGCAACGTCGTGGAGACCGCTGTCGTCGGCCTTGCCGAGCAAGGCGTGCGGTCTTCGGTCGTGCGGATTCCCCTCATCGCACACAGCACGGCCGATCGCGTCGGCTTCCTCCAGATCCTGATCGGGCTTGCGAAGGAGAAAGGCGTCATTGGCTACCCCGGAGACGGCGAGAACCGGTGGCCTGCCGTGCACATCCGCGATCTGGCCTCTTTGTTCCGACTGGCATTGGAGAAAGGTGCCGCCGGCAAGACCTGGCACGCTGTTGCCGACGAGGGTATCCGGTTCCGCGAGATTGCTGAGGCCATCGCCGCTCGCCTGAGCGTGCCCGCCGTGAGCATTCCCGCTGACGAACTGATGGTGCCCGGCTACTTCGGGTTCCTCTCGGCTGTGGTCACGGGCGACTTCCCGGCGTCCAACGCCATCACGCGCAAGGCTCTCGGCTGGGAGCCTGCTCAGCCAGGCCTGCTCGAGGACATGGGCAACGGTCATTATTTCCCCGCCGGCTGA